A single region of the Thermoanaerobacterium sp. PSU-2 genome encodes:
- a CDS encoding glutamine amidotransferase family protein, whose translation MLKEGNIRIPSGCAISGIIDRSGAVFSGQIIADSIATMHDRSNGLGGGFAAYGIYPEFKEHYAFHMFYDNTKAKQETEELLKANFVIAYEEKIPTRKTESIKNAPLIYRYFALPKLEVLNANEITDEDFVVKFIFNVNKNVDGAYIFSSGKNMGVFKAVGYPEDVAEFYKLETYNGYMWTAHGRFPTNTPGWWGGAHPFNLLNISVVHNGELSSYDTNRKYLEEFGYSCTLQTDTEVAAYIFDLLLRKHNLPVSLAAKVVASPLWNQVERMPQKERELYHSLKMIYSKALLNGPFSLIVTYDNGFIAINDRIKLRPLTAASHGDVIYVASEESAIRQVCKNPDRVWIPKGGEPVIAEMDQQNVSEIFNKKEVTA comes from the coding sequence ATGTTGAAAGAAGGAAATATAAGGATACCTTCTGGGTGCGCTATTAGCGGCATAATAGATAGATCTGGAGCGGTTTTTTCTGGCCAGATAATTGCCGATTCGATTGCAACGATGCATGATAGATCAAACGGCCTTGGTGGTGGTTTCGCTGCCTATGGCATTTATCCTGAGTTTAAAGAGCATTACGCATTCCACATGTTTTACGACAACACAAAGGCAAAACAGGAAACTGAAGAATTGCTTAAAGCAAATTTCGTCATAGCTTACGAGGAAAAAATACCTACAAGAAAAACAGAAAGCATAAAAAATGCTCCTCTTATCTACAGATACTTTGCATTGCCTAAACTTGAAGTGTTAAATGCCAATGAAATTACCGATGAAGATTTCGTCGTTAAATTTATCTTCAATGTAAATAAAAACGTGGATGGAGCGTATATTTTCTCCAGCGGCAAAAACATGGGTGTCTTTAAAGCAGTTGGTTATCCAGAAGACGTAGCTGAGTTTTACAAATTAGAAACTTACAATGGCTACATGTGGACAGCTCACGGCAGATTTCCTACTAATACTCCTGGATGGTGGGGCGGTGCACATCCTTTCAATCTCTTAAACATATCAGTAGTACACAATGGAGAGCTTTCTTCTTATGACACAAACAGAAAGTATTTAGAAGAATTCGGATATTCTTGCACACTTCAGACAGATACCGAAGTCGCTGCATACATCTTCGATCTACTGTTAAGAAAGCACAATCTACCTGTGTCTTTGGCGGCAAAAGTCGTAGCGTCACCTCTGTGGAATCAAGTTGAACGCATGCCTCAAAAGGAAAGGGAACTTTATCACAGTCTCAAAATGATATACAGCAAAGCTTTATTGAATGGTCCTTTCTCACTCATCGTAACATACGATAATGGCTTCATCGCCATCAATGACAGGATAAAATTAAGACCATTAACAGCCGCAAGCCACGGTGATGTAATTTACGTGGCAAGCGAAGAATCAGCTATAAGGCAAGTCTGCAAAAATCCTGATAGAGTATGGATACCTAAAGGTGGAGAGCCTGTAATTGCAGAGATGGATCAGCAAAACGTCTCTGAGATTTTCAATAAAAAGGAGGTTACTGCATGA
- the ftsX gene encoding permease-like cell division protein FtsX, whose protein sequence is MKLNTAAYYIKEGLTNVKRNRAMTVASITSVTAALLILGLFLIIILNVDSMASQVESQLELKAFINDNYDAAKVAKVGEEIKAISGVKSITFESKKDALNNFKKQLGDKSYLVNGLENDNPMPQSFIVKVTDANMMKQVSEEIKKIDGVTQVSYGQDVVDKLLGIIKIIRIVGLFVILILFIISVVIISNTIKLGVFARRREINIMKYIGATDWFIRWPFLVEGIVLGLVGSVLAIAILGFIYGYASDLVNNKLIIFTLLPAGVVIKQSLVYFLAMGSLIGAIGSGISIKRFLNV, encoded by the coding sequence ATGAAGCTTAATACTGCAGCATATTACATAAAAGAAGGTCTTACGAATGTCAAAAGAAACAGAGCGATGACAGTTGCATCTATTACTTCTGTTACGGCGGCACTGCTGATATTAGGGCTGTTTTTGATAATCATACTTAACGTGGATTCTATGGCCAGCCAAGTTGAATCGCAATTGGAGCTTAAAGCATTCATAAATGATAATTATGATGCTGCTAAAGTGGCAAAAGTGGGTGAGGAGATAAAGGCAATAAGCGGTGTAAAATCCATAACGTTTGAGTCTAAAAAAGACGCTCTTAATAATTTTAAAAAGCAGTTGGGCGACAAAAGCTATTTAGTAAATGGCTTGGAAAATGACAATCCGATGCCGCAGTCTTTTATAGTCAAAGTGACAGATGCAAACATGATGAAGCAAGTTTCAGAAGAGATAAAAAAGATTGACGGTGTAACGCAGGTAAGCTATGGACAAGATGTGGTAGATAAACTGCTGGGAATTATAAAGATAATAAGGATTGTTGGCCTCTTTGTAATACTTATTCTCTTTATAATTTCAGTTGTAATAATTTCAAACACAATTAAATTGGGAGTGTTTGCACGCCGCAGAGAGATTAACATCATGAAGTATATTGGCGCTACAGATTGGTTTATCAGGTGGCCATTCCTTGTAGAAGGCATTGTGTTAGGGCTTGTCGGTTCAGTGCTGGCTATAGCTATATTGGGCTTTATATACGGATATGCTTCAGACCTTGTGAACAACAAATTGATTATATTTACGCTTCTTCCTGCAGGTGTCGTGATAAAGCAATCACTTGTGTACTTTTTGGCTATGGGTTCTTTAATAGGTGCCATTGGCAGTGGCATATCTATAAAGAGATTTTTAAATGTCTGA
- a CDS encoding S41 family peptidase — protein sequence MNKKRMVAGAILLVFVSSIMTFYLTRLIPLAYGGSVIVPREEYNLIKQYSKLFQVENILTNDYVDKIDQSKLVDGSIKGLASSLGDPYTVYMDKKDYQDFTTQTTGSYAGVGIVVSVDKDGHIVVVSPMKGTPGEKAGIKSGDIIVSVDNVKVNGNNLDKAVSLMKGPQGTKVSLVLMRDNKLITKTLTREIIKLQTVSSTMLPGNIGYIKMTMFDENTSADFTKALDGLKSQGLKGLIIDLRDNPGGILEQCVNIANELLPKGLIVSTKGRQSKDNQVIYAKGPGLQKPIAVLVNGGSASASEILSGAIKDRKVGVLVGTKTFGKGLVQSVIDFGDGTALKYTSARYYTPSGVNIQGKGIEPNYVVELPKNYVVTDTPDLKGDTQLIKAYDIVKSEIK from the coding sequence ATGAACAAAAAAAGAATGGTTGCTGGCGCGATTTTACTTGTATTTGTAAGCAGCATAATGACTTTCTACCTTACAAGGCTTATTCCACTTGCGTACGGCGGTTCGGTGATTGTGCCGAGAGAAGAGTACAACCTTATTAAGCAGTACAGCAAGCTTTTTCAAGTTGAGAACATACTGACAAATGATTATGTTGATAAGATAGATCAATCTAAACTTGTTGATGGCTCAATAAAGGGCCTTGCCAGTTCTCTTGGAGATCCATATACGGTTTACATGGATAAAAAAGATTACCAAGATTTCACTACACAGACGACAGGCTCTTATGCAGGTGTTGGCATCGTGGTTTCAGTTGACAAAGATGGGCATATCGTAGTTGTCTCGCCAATGAAAGGAACGCCGGGAGAGAAAGCCGGAATAAAATCTGGCGACATAATAGTATCTGTAGACAATGTCAAGGTTAATGGAAATAATTTAGATAAAGCTGTTTCTTTGATGAAAGGGCCTCAAGGCACGAAAGTATCACTTGTTTTGATGAGAGACAATAAGCTTATTACTAAGACTCTGACGCGAGAGATAATCAAACTGCAGACGGTAAGCAGCACTATGCTGCCAGGCAACATAGGCTACATTAAGATGACGATGTTTGATGAAAACACATCTGCTGATTTTACAAAAGCTCTCGATGGTCTTAAATCACAGGGCTTAAAAGGACTTATCATAGATTTAAGAGACAATCCAGGCGGCATATTGGAACAGTGTGTAAATATTGCTAATGAACTTTTGCCAAAGGGGCTTATAGTATCTACAAAAGGCAGACAAAGCAAGGACAATCAAGTGATATATGCAAAAGGGCCAGGGTTGCAAAAGCCGATAGCTGTCCTTGTTAATGGCGGAAGCGCCAGTGCTTCTGAAATACTGTCAGGCGCAATAAAAGACAGAAAGGTTGGAGTGCTTGTGGGCACAAAGACATTTGGCAAAGGTTTGGTACAGTCTGTCATAGATTTTGGCGATGGTACTGCTCTTAAGTACACATCTGCAAGGTACTACACGCCAAGCGGTGTAAACATCCAAGGGAAGGGCATTGAGCCAAACTACGTTGTTGAGCTTCCAAAAAACTATGTCGTGACGGACACACCGGATTTAAAAGGCGATACACAGCTTATAAAAGCATACGACATAGTAAAATCAGAGATCAAATAA
- a CDS encoding helix-turn-helix domain-containing protein — protein sequence MSIYDNIKKAVRDFQRYVDVPIYLIDKDGKLIFSGEENSLKKEGIFVVNREFIDKKDVYECQAMTFYNIFVNGWRFLTVGVKGTGEKARNIVMLLSMSFEHMSNQLSKDDLLLKLLLGDLKGDEMEYYFQKFKIEEKELYRVIIIESSEQIYDAYKMVGHIFEKNSYQTIILSENRFAVLLLETALTDIDMAAKTLKDTIESEIYIRIDMGVSNKAYNFKEISKGYDEASTALKFGKKIDNNEKGIYFYRSYALEELLLKLSDDDIKRFLMAFTDSNLDYFNDDELVTTLNAFFRNSLNLSETSRDLYIHRNTLVYRLDKIHKLTGFDPKQFNDAVILKVLMTFAKFLP from the coding sequence ATGAGTATTTACGATAATATTAAAAAAGCCGTTAGAGATTTTCAAAGATATGTAGATGTTCCAATATATCTCATCGATAAAGATGGCAAGTTGATCTTTTCAGGTGAAGAAAATTCTTTAAAAAAAGAAGGAATTTTTGTCGTAAACAGAGAATTTATAGATAAAAAGGATGTATACGAATGTCAAGCCATGACTTTCTACAACATATTTGTAAACGGATGGCGTTTTTTGACTGTCGGCGTTAAAGGTACTGGTGAGAAGGCTCGAAACATTGTCATGCTGTTGTCAATGAGCTTTGAACACATGTCAAATCAGTTGTCGAAAGACGACTTGCTTTTAAAGCTTCTTTTAGGTGATTTAAAAGGCGATGAGATGGAGTATTACTTTCAAAAATTTAAAATTGAGGAAAAAGAACTTTATAGAGTTATAATAATTGAGTCAAGTGAGCAGATTTATGATGCCTATAAAATGGTGGGGCACATATTTGAAAAGAACAGCTATCAAACCATCATTCTAAGTGAAAATAGATTTGCTGTTTTGCTTTTAGAGACAGCTTTAACGGATATTGATATGGCTGCAAAAACTTTAAAGGATACAATAGAATCCGAAATATATATTAGGATAGATATGGGTGTTTCAAACAAAGCCTACAATTTTAAAGAGATAAGCAAAGGCTATGATGAAGCGTCTACAGCATTGAAATTTGGGAAAAAAATTGATAACAATGAGAAGGGGATTTACTTTTACAGAAGCTATGCTTTAGAGGAGCTGTTATTGAAGCTTTCAGATGATGACATTAAGAGGTTTCTTATGGCTTTTACAGATAGCAATTTGGATTATTTCAATGACGATGAACTTGTTACGACTCTCAATGCTTTTTTCAGGAATAGTTTGAATTTAAGCGAGACATCAAGAGATTTGTACATCCATAGAAACACTTTAGTTTATAGATTAGATAAAATACATAAGTTGACAGGATTTGATCCTAAACAGTTTAATGATGCCGTAATACTTAAGGTTTTAATGACGTTTGCGAAATTTTTGCCATAG
- the ftsE gene encoding cell division ATP-binding protein FtsE: MIKFVGVSKKYKNDIIAVSNINFTIDNGEFVFLVGPSGAGKSTILKLLLREEIPTTGSIFVDKKDITKLKRKEVPYLRRNIGVVFQDFKLLPNKTVYENIAFALQIVEAEPKYIRRRVPMVLSLVGLSERANSYPQQLSGGEQQRVSIARAIVNEPSILVADEPTGNLDPDTSWEIVKLLSEINKRGTTVIMSTHAKDIVDSMKKRVIALEKGNIVRDEMRGVYGYEA, translated from the coding sequence ATGATTAAATTTGTTGGGGTTTCAAAGAAGTACAAAAATGACATTATCGCTGTTTCAAATATCAATTTTACGATTGACAATGGCGAGTTTGTCTTTTTGGTGGGGCCAAGTGGTGCGGGGAAATCTACGATATTAAAGCTTCTTTTGAGAGAAGAAATTCCTACTACAGGAAGTATCTTTGTAGATAAAAAAGATATAACAAAGTTGAAAAGAAAAGAAGTGCCGTATTTAAGGAGAAATATTGGCGTAGTGTTTCAGGATTTTAAACTTTTGCCGAATAAAACAGTGTATGAGAATATTGCATTTGCACTGCAGATTGTGGAAGCTGAGCCTAAGTATATAAGAAGAAGGGTACCGATGGTTTTGTCTTTAGTTGGATTAAGCGAAAGAGCCAATTCATATCCGCAGCAATTGTCTGGTGGCGAACAGCAGAGGGTGTCAATTGCAAGGGCGATTGTAAATGAGCCTTCGATTCTTGTGGCTGATGAACCTACGGGTAATTTAGATCCTGATACGTCATGGGAAATAGTAAAATTGCTGTCTGAAATCAATAAAAGGGGAACAACTGTAATAATGTCTACACATGCGAAAGATATTGTTGATTCGATGAAGAAAAGGGTCATTGCTCTTGAAAAAGGGAATATAGTAAGAGATGAGATGAGAGGTGTTTACGGATATGAAGCTTAA
- the uvrB gene encoding excinuclease ABC subunit UvrB has translation MSEFKLVSDYKPTGDQPEAIRKLTEGVNMGLKCQTLLGVTGSGKTYTMANIIKNVNKPTLVIAHNKTLAAQLCAEFKEFFPENAVEYFVSYYDYYQPEAYVPQTDTYIEKDASINEEIDKLRHSATAALFERRDVIIVASVSCIYGLGDPEDYEELMLSLRPGMIKDRDEILKKLVDIQYERNDINFVRGKFRVRGDVIEVFPASSSDKAIRIELFGDEIDRITEIDVLTGEIIGERSHVAIFPASHYATSKEKLKKAIESIEKELEERYKELKDQGKILEAERLKQRTNYDIEMLQEVGYCSGIENYSRHISGRAAGSPPYTLLDYFPDDFLMFIDESHVTIPQIRGMYNGDRARKESLVDFGFRLPSAFDNRPLKFEEFEERINQLICVSATPGPYELEHSERVVEQIIRPTGLVDPEVVVKPVKGQVDDLLSEIKMTVEKGYRVLVTTLTKKMAEDLTDYFRDMGVKVKYLHSDIETIERMEIIRDLRLGKFDVLIGINLLREGLDLPEVALVAILDADKEGFLRSETSLIQTIGRAARNAEGRVIMYADVVTESMKNAINETNRRRAIQMEYNKKHGITPKTIVKGIRDVIEATKVAEDKGTYKVKKAEVIDKVSIEKMINELEKEMKKAAKDLEFEKAAKLRDKIFELQKMMKNAI, from the coding sequence ATGAGTGAGTTCAAACTTGTATCAGATTATAAGCCTACAGGTGATCAGCCAGAAGCAATAAGAAAATTGACAGAAGGCGTAAACATGGGCCTTAAGTGTCAGACATTGTTAGGGGTCACCGGTTCTGGCAAAACATACACTATGGCAAATATCATAAAGAATGTCAATAAACCTACACTTGTAATTGCACATAATAAGACTTTAGCAGCTCAGCTTTGCGCAGAGTTTAAAGAATTCTTTCCAGAGAACGCTGTAGAATACTTTGTAAGTTACTATGACTACTATCAACCAGAGGCTTATGTTCCACAGACAGATACTTATATTGAAAAAGATGCATCCATAAACGAAGAAATTGATAAACTTAGGCATTCAGCTACTGCAGCCCTTTTCGAGCGAAGAGACGTGATTATCGTTGCCAGTGTTTCATGTATATACGGATTAGGTGATCCGGAGGATTATGAGGAGCTTATGCTTTCTTTAAGGCCCGGTATGATAAAAGATAGAGATGAGATTTTAAAGAAACTTGTTGACATTCAATACGAACGGAATGACATAAATTTTGTAAGAGGCAAGTTTAGGGTAAGAGGTGATGTGATAGAGGTTTTCCCAGCATCATCATCTGACAAAGCAATCAGGATCGAGCTTTTTGGCGATGAGATCGATAGAATCACAGAAATAGATGTATTGACTGGCGAGATAATCGGCGAAAGAAGTCATGTGGCTATCTTTCCAGCATCACACTATGCTACATCGAAGGAAAAGCTAAAAAAAGCCATAGAAAGCATAGAAAAAGAGCTGGAAGAAAGGTATAAAGAGCTTAAAGATCAAGGGAAAATTTTAGAAGCTGAAAGGCTTAAACAGAGGACTAATTACGATATTGAGATGCTTCAAGAAGTTGGGTATTGTTCTGGAATTGAGAATTATTCCAGGCACATATCAGGCAGAGCAGCGGGAAGCCCGCCTTATACGCTATTGGATTACTTTCCTGACGATTTTTTGATGTTCATCGATGAATCACATGTCACAATACCGCAGATTAGAGGCATGTACAATGGAGATAGAGCCAGAAAAGAATCTTTGGTAGATTTTGGTTTTAGGCTTCCGTCTGCATTTGACAATAGACCTTTGAAATTTGAGGAATTTGAAGAAAGGATAAATCAGCTTATATGTGTTTCTGCTACACCAGGGCCATATGAATTGGAGCACTCTGAAAGAGTTGTTGAACAGATAATAAGGCCAACAGGGCTTGTAGACCCAGAAGTCGTTGTTAAACCTGTTAAAGGACAAGTAGATGATCTACTAAGCGAAATAAAAATGACTGTTGAAAAAGGATACAGAGTATTAGTCACGACTTTGACGAAAAAGATGGCTGAAGACTTGACAGATTATTTTAGGGACATGGGCGTAAAAGTCAAATACCTTCATTCGGATATTGAAACGATAGAAAGAATGGAGATAATAAGAGATTTGAGGTTAGGCAAGTTTGACGTCTTAATTGGAATAAATCTATTGAGAGAGGGTTTGGATTTGCCTGAAGTTGCTTTAGTTGCCATTCTCGATGCAGATAAAGAAGGTTTTTTGCGCTCTGAAACTTCACTTATACAGACTATAGGACGTGCTGCAAGAAATGCAGAGGGAAGAGTCATCATGTATGCAGATGTTGTAACAGAATCTATGAAAAACGCCATAAATGAAACCAATAGAAGAAGAGCCATACAGATGGAATACAACAAAAAGCACGGCATTACGCCAAAGACGATTGTGAAAGGCATAAGAGATGTGATAGAGGCTACAAAGGTAGCTGAAGATAAGGGCACTTATAAAGTGAAGAAGGCAGAAGTAATAGACAAGGTGTCTATTGAGAAAATGATAAATGAGCTTGAAAAAGAGATGAAAAAAGCTGCAAAAGACCTTGAATTTGAAAAAGCCGCAAAACTCAGGGATAAGATATTTGAACTTCAAAAGATGATGAAAAATGCTATATGA
- a CDS encoding 2-phosphosulfolactate phosphatase family protein, which yields MFVETYETYNAVSDKTLKGKLVVVIDTLRATSVITTALVNGSKEVIPVADIEEAVNLSYNFDKDEILLGGERNAVKIDGFDLSNSPLEYSKDVVEGKTIILTTTNGTRALKKASSSDDVVVGCLLNVSSIAEYIQKEDKDVVIICAGTEGKFSIDDIITAGAILHKLKELKPYESDDLSKASYFLYESFKDNVLGIMKYGYHLNRIEKLGYHDDVEFCTRIDMFSIVPKYINGVVKIC from the coding sequence ATGTTTGTAGAAACTTATGAAACATACAATGCTGTTTCTGATAAAACATTGAAAGGCAAATTGGTGGTTGTCATAGATACGCTTAGGGCTACCAGTGTCATAACGACAGCTCTTGTCAATGGTTCAAAAGAGGTTATACCAGTAGCTGATATTGAAGAAGCTGTAAACTTGTCTTACAATTTTGACAAAGATGAAATATTATTAGGTGGCGAGAGAAATGCCGTCAAAATCGATGGTTTTGATCTTTCCAACTCGCCTTTGGAATATTCAAAAGATGTTGTAGAAGGTAAAACTATCATATTGACGACTACTAATGGTACGAGGGCTTTAAAAAAGGCTTCTTCATCAGATGATGTGGTTGTTGGATGTCTTTTAAATGTTTCATCTATTGCAGAATACATCCAAAAAGAAGACAAAGATGTAGTAATCATCTGTGCTGGCACTGAGGGGAAATTCTCCATCGACGATATTATAACTGCCGGTGCTATTTTGCATAAGCTTAAAGAACTAAAGCCGTATGAAAGTGACGATTTGTCAAAGGCGTCATATTTTCTATATGAATCATTTAAAGACAATGTTTTAGGCATAATGAAATACGGTTATCATTTAAACAGGATTGAAAAATTAGGTTATCACGATGATGTGGAGTTTTGCACAAGGATAGATATGTTTTCAATTGTTCCTAAATACATAAATGGCGTAGTAAAGATATGTTAA
- a CDS encoding PDZ domain-containing protein: MIYINLIWLIIKSIALMILNPFMWLVVAFIYFQYKRNVEIERHMVGKEQTPLKDQVLDSVIYGFLIGILGSIVIVFLGITIDNIGIEYVFPLAILLMLINPRYICFSYAGGIVSLISLITGYPNVNVSGLMAIVGILHLMESILIYLDGAANSVPVFVRLKNGNVAGGYTMQKFWPIPFIALSTTTAILGGASSINMPDWWPLLGPSSNLKDIVFIMIPVVAALGYGDIALTEMPKKRAHRSSIRLLGFSLILIGLSLLSIKIYIFKWIAAIFGPLAHELIIIIGQREEKTKKPLFEYQDTGLMVLSVVKNSPAEQIGIKPGDVILKINDIQINSEDDIKRLLSTNPTILFITVREADGSFVRYEYRNCKGINWLGLLIVPQYPDNLYSISDMENGGLIKSLLRKFTKKH; encoded by the coding sequence ATGATATACATTAATTTAATATGGCTTATCATTAAATCTATTGCGTTGATGATCTTAAACCCTTTCATGTGGCTTGTCGTTGCCTTTATCTACTTCCAGTACAAGAGGAATGTAGAGATTGAAAGGCATATGGTGGGAAAAGAGCAAACACCCCTTAAAGATCAGGTTTTGGATTCCGTTATATATGGTTTCTTGATAGGCATATTGGGAAGCATAGTAATAGTTTTTTTAGGAATAACAATAGACAATATTGGTATAGAATACGTATTTCCACTTGCAATACTGTTAATGCTGATAAATCCAAGGTATATATGTTTTTCTTACGCTGGTGGGATTGTATCGCTTATAAGCTTGATAACTGGATATCCAAACGTAAATGTATCTGGGCTTATGGCTATAGTGGGTATTCTCCACCTGATGGAAAGCATACTCATTTACCTGGATGGTGCAGCCAACAGTGTACCTGTATTCGTAAGGCTAAAAAACGGCAATGTTGCCGGTGGATATACGATGCAGAAATTTTGGCCTATACCATTCATTGCCTTGTCTACGACGACAGCCATATTAGGTGGTGCATCATCCATAAACATGCCTGATTGGTGGCCTCTCTTAGGCCCTTCTTCAAATTTAAAAGATATTGTATTTATCATGATACCTGTAGTTGCTGCACTTGGATATGGAGATATAGCTCTTACAGAGATGCCTAAGAAAAGAGCCCATAGATCGTCAATAAGGCTTCTGGGTTTTAGTTTAATATTGATAGGATTATCTCTTTTAAGCATTAAAATATATATTTTCAAATGGATTGCGGCTATCTTTGGACCGTTGGCACATGAGCTAATCATTATAATTGGGCAGAGGGAAGAAAAGACGAAAAAACCGCTTTTTGAATACCAAGATACTGGTTTGATGGTGCTGTCTGTAGTAAAAAATTCTCCTGCTGAACAGATTGGAATAAAGCCAGGCGATGTGATTTTAAAGATAAATGATATTCAGATTAACAGTGAAGATGACATTAAAAGATTGCTTTCAACAAATCCAACCATATTGTTTATTACAGTAAGAGAGGCTGATGGCAGTTTTGTCAGATATGAATACAGAAATTGCAAGGGGATAAATTGGCTTGGACTGCTTATCGTACCACAGTATCCGGATAATTTATACAGCATAAGTGACATGGAAAATGGAGGTTTGATAAAGAGTTTGTTGCGGAAGTTTACGAAAAAGCATTAG
- a CDS encoding M23 family metallopeptidase, translating to MREGKWRKIIFTLLISVMLLTTSFPRADQLQDAKNKLNNVQSAISQNKAKQNQIASQKQDIQKEIQDLDMKLNDTTKQLNDAEAKLNDAIAKLNKAQQELDTAKKTEESQRDVLKERVRAMYISGGETGYLDVLLSAKSFADFVTRLDLVERLVGFDVNLLNSYQQQRKTVEEKTKQLAIAKQDAENYKNQVEARKRDIQVALSSREGFMRDLERQQELYEEQEKALLEQSKQLESTIAKLQSSNTVYTGGKLGWPVPSSSTITSPFGTRYHPILHEYIMHTGIDIAALYGAAIVAAADGKVIYAGYYGGYGNAVIIDHGGGITTLYGHNSELLVTVGETVKRGQQIAKAGSTGLSTGPHCHFEVRKNGVPVNPLDWLK from the coding sequence TTGAGGGAAGGAAAATGGAGGAAGATAATTTTTACATTATTAATTTCAGTGATGCTTCTTACGACATCATTTCCCAGAGCTGACCAACTGCAAGACGCAAAAAACAAATTAAACAATGTTCAAAGCGCTATAAGTCAAAACAAGGCTAAGCAGAACCAGATTGCAAGTCAAAAGCAGGATATACAAAAGGAAATACAAGATCTCGATATGAAATTGAACGATACTACGAAACAGCTTAACGATGCAGAGGCGAAATTAAATGATGCGATAGCAAAATTAAATAAAGCACAGCAAGAGCTTGATACGGCCAAAAAGACGGAAGAAAGTCAAAGGGATGTATTGAAAGAAAGAGTAAGGGCCATGTACATAAGCGGTGGAGAAACAGGTTATCTTGATGTGCTTTTAAGTGCAAAAAGCTTTGCTGACTTTGTAACAAGGCTTGATTTAGTAGAAAGGCTTGTTGGGTTTGATGTCAATCTTTTGAATTCATATCAGCAGCAGAGAAAGACTGTTGAGGAAAAGACGAAGCAATTAGCTATAGCAAAGCAGGATGCAGAAAATTATAAAAATCAGGTAGAGGCCAGAAAAAGAGATATTCAAGTTGCCTTGTCATCAAGGGAAGGATTCATGAGAGATTTAGAGAGGCAACAAGAGCTATATGAGGAGCAAGAAAAGGCTCTTTTAGAGCAGTCAAAGCAATTGGAGAGCACCATAGCCAAATTGCAGTCATCTAACACTGTTTATACAGGTGGAAAGCTTGGATGGCCTGTTCCCAGCAGTTCAACAATAACATCGCCATTTGGGACAAGATATCATCCTATTTTGCATGAGTATATAATGCATACAGGGATTGATATAGCTGCATTATATGGAGCCGCCATAGTTGCTGCAGCAGATGGCAAAGTCATATATGCAGGATACTATGGTGGATACGGAAACGCAGTTATAATTGACCATGGCGGCGGCATAACCACTTTATACGGTCATAATTCTGAACTTTTAGTTACAGTCGGTGAAACGGTGAAAAGAGGCCAACAGATAGCGAAAGCCGGTAGCACCGGGCTGTCAACAGGGCCTCATTGCCATTTTGAAGTAAGGAAAAATGGAGTGCCCGTAAATCCTTTAGACTGGTTAAAATAA